Proteins found in one Acidobacteriota bacterium genomic segment:
- a CDS encoding ABC transporter permease, producing the protein MKRPLAIAVNFFSKLLRQRDLVVNFAVRDLRSRYVGSAMGFFWAVVHPLALLVTYSLVFSGILNIQLDKYPQINDNFAIFLFCGLLPFLYFQDTLLRGCESVVQQSNLLRKTAFPSEILPLTIVLSNLVTHLFGLAILLAFLLYFGTLGWTLLLLPPVLLLTAVMCLGLGWIAAALQVFLRDTLQLLTVGLTFWFWLTPIFYRMEDVPGWLRPWLGANPMRFVVDAYRSILLENTPPSADTLLALTAWSLGAFLLGGFIFRNTKRDFVDVI; encoded by the coding sequence ATGAAGCGTCCGCTGGCCATCGCCGTCAACTTCTTCTCCAAGCTGCTGCGCCAGCGCGACCTGGTGGTGAACTTCGCCGTCCGCGACCTGCGCTCGCGCTACGTGGGTTCGGCCATGGGATTCTTCTGGGCCGTAGTGCACCCCCTGGCCTTGCTGGTCACTTACTCGCTGGTCTTCTCGGGCATCCTCAACATCCAGCTCGACAAGTATCCCCAGATCAACGACAACTTCGCCATCTTTCTCTTCTGCGGACTGCTGCCCTTCCTCTACTTTCAAGACACGCTGCTGAGGGGATGCGAGTCGGTGGTGCAGCAGAGCAATCTGCTGCGCAAGACCGCCTTTCCCTCCGAGATTCTGCCTCTCACCATCGTCCTCTCCAACCTGGTCACCCACCTCTTCGGACTCGCCATCCTGCTGGCCTTCCTGCTCTACTTCGGGACCCTGGGCTGGACGCTGCTCCTGCTGCCGCCGGTGCTGCTGCTGACCGCGGTCATGTGCCTTGGACTGGGATGGATCGCGGCAGCCTTGCAGGTCTTCTTGCGCGACACCCTGCAATTGCTCACGGTGGGACTCACTTTCTGGTTCTGGCTCACCCCCATCTTCTACCGCATGGAGGACGTGCCCGGCTGGCTGCGTCCCTGGCTGGGCGCCAATCCCATGCGCTTCGTGGTGGACGCCTACCGCAGCATTCTGTTGGAAAACACCCCGCCCTCAGCCGATACCTTGTTGGCCCTGACGGCCTGGTCGCTGGGAGCCTTCCTGCTGGGAGGATTCATCTTCCGCAACACCAAGCGCGACTTCGTCGACGTCATCTGA
- a CDS encoding glycosyltransferase — translation MPSSKIPTARKLQRRLRIALLGTRGIPANYGGFETFAEELSRRLVKRGHKVTVYGRSHYVDPKLESYRGVDLRVLPCVRHKYLETVSHTALSVLDVLFRGFDAVLVCNAANAAVCWIPRLAGCRVALNVDGIERKRRKWNWAGRGYYRLSEWLAAHLPVQVVTDARAIQDYYLKTYSCSSTFIPYGAQAARAESRKTLQELGLEAGRYLLYVSRLEPENNAHLVLQAYKLSGLDLPLVLVGDAPYSQEYIEGLRRQVRGANVLMPGAIYGEGYRELLSHCLCYFQATEVGGTHPALIEAMGTGALVVAHDTPENREVAQEAALLLSFHEVEALAARMREVAEDPRRYGHLKEAAQRRVRRCYDWEVVTDQYEALLSGAAGEADS, via the coding sequence ATGCCGTCCAGCAAGATCCCGACAGCCCGCAAGCTCCAGCGCAGGCTTAGAATCGCCTTGCTGGGCACCCGCGGCATCCCCGCCAACTACGGCGGATTCGAAACCTTTGCCGAGGAACTTTCCCGGCGCCTGGTCAAACGGGGCCACAAAGTGACCGTCTACGGACGCTCCCACTACGTCGACCCCAAGCTGGAGAGCTACCGCGGCGTCGACTTGCGGGTGTTGCCATGCGTCCGCCACAAGTACCTGGAGACCGTGTCTCACACCGCCCTGAGCGTGCTGGACGTCCTCTTTCGGGGTTTCGACGCGGTGCTCGTATGCAACGCCGCCAATGCCGCCGTGTGCTGGATTCCCCGCCTGGCCGGATGTCGCGTGGCCCTCAACGTGGACGGCATCGAGCGCAAGCGGCGCAAGTGGAACTGGGCCGGACGCGGCTACTACCGACTCAGCGAATGGCTGGCCGCTCATCTTCCCGTCCAGGTTGTCACCGACGCCCGCGCCATCCAGGACTACTACCTGAAGACCTATTCCTGCTCTTCCACCTTCATCCCCTACGGAGCCCAGGCGGCCCGGGCCGAATCGCGAAAGACGCTGCAAGAGCTGGGTCTGGAGGCGGGACGCTACCTGCTTTACGTCAGCCGCCTGGAACCTGAGAACAACGCCCACTTGGTCTTGCAGGCCTACAAGCTTTCCGGGCTCGACTTGCCATTGGTTCTGGTAGGCGACGCTCCCTACAGCCAGGAGTACATCGAGGGACTGCGGCGGCAAGTCCGCGGGGCCAACGTGCTCATGCCGGGGGCCATCTACGGAGAGGGCTACCGCGAGCTGCTTTCCCACTGCCTTTGCTACTTCCAGGCTACCGAGGTGGGGGGCACCCATCCGGCTCTGATCGAGGCCATGGGTACGGGAGCTCTGGTGGTGGCCCACGATACTCCCGAGAACCGCGAAGTGGCGCAGGAAGCGGCCCTGCTGCTCTCCTTCCACGAGGTGGAGGCGCTGGCCGCCAGGATGCGCGAGGTGGCCGAGGATCCGCGGCGCTACGGACACCTCAAGGAAGCCGCCCAACGGCGCGTCCGCCGCTGCTACGATTGGGAGGTGGTCACCGATCAATACGAGGCGCTGCTGAGCGGGGCGGCGGGGGAGGCGGACTCATGA
- a CDS encoding O-antigen ligase family protein produces the protein MRDKWIRVFLGLGIVASLASIFVANILLFVALLLWIAYSLSHRNFRLILPGFAWPFFAYALLTIVSMAFSAHPLISAINLKKLLLFSCVFLFVTMLKRRDVKMIFRGVYALLAVSASLAILQYFWLLEVGPLNRVRGLMSHWMTFSAQLMMGIVSILALLGLYIARHPKRNRLRDVLCLLTLVLMSLALILTQTRNAWLGTAFGVLLVAAVYGYRFGLPSRRTALLRGLYGLRWTLAVVLVMGLTVMLMPARYQERLRAGFDPGDYTTSIRIELLKTGCNMVSEHPLTGVGPRMIPDVYPRYATRDFPPEAYQHLHNCYVQIAAESGLLALLAWLTMWGVLAVSLLHMARRAGDDRFLFFASVSALTSLAAFLAAGLFEYNFGDSEVVILLLFLIASPYAVQQDPDSPQAPAQA, from the coding sequence ATGCGGGATAAGTGGATCAGGGTCTTTTTGGGCCTGGGCATCGTGGCTTCCCTGGCCTCCATCTTCGTGGCCAACATCCTGCTCTTCGTGGCTCTGTTGCTGTGGATCGCCTACAGCCTCAGCCATCGCAATTTCCGTCTTATTCTGCCCGGCTTCGCCTGGCCTTTTTTCGCCTACGCCCTCCTCACCATCGTCTCGATGGCCTTTTCGGCACATCCGCTGATCAGCGCCATCAACCTCAAGAAGCTGCTCTTGTTTTCTTGCGTCTTCCTTTTCGTCACCATGCTCAAGCGGCGCGACGTGAAGATGATCTTTCGGGGCGTTTACGCCCTCTTGGCCGTCAGCGCCTCCTTGGCCATCCTGCAGTACTTCTGGCTTCTGGAAGTGGGACCGCTCAACCGCGTGCGGGGGCTGATGAGCCACTGGATGACCTTCTCGGCCCAGTTGATGATGGGCATCGTCTCCATCCTGGCTCTGCTGGGCCTCTACATCGCCCGTCATCCCAAGCGCAACCGTCTGCGCGACGTCCTCTGCCTGCTCACCCTGGTCTTGATGTCGCTGGCGCTGATTCTCACCCAGACCCGCAACGCCTGGCTGGGGACGGCTTTCGGCGTGCTGCTGGTGGCGGCGGTCTACGGATATCGATTCGGACTGCCCAGCCGGCGCACCGCCCTGCTGAGAGGACTCTACGGGCTGCGCTGGACGCTGGCCGTCGTATTGGTGATGGGCCTGACCGTGATGCTGATGCCGGCCCGTTATCAGGAGCGACTGCGGGCCGGATTCGACCCCGGGGACTACACCACCAGCATCCGCATCGAGCTGCTCAAGACGGGTTGTAACATGGTCTCGGAGCATCCCCTGACGGGCGTGGGGCCGCGCATGATTCCCGACGTCTATCCCCGCTACGCCACCCGCGATTTTCCGCCTGAGGCCTACCAGCACCTGCACAACTGCTACGTCCAGATCGCGGCTGAATCGGGCCTCCTCGCCCTCCTGGCGTGGCTCACCATGTGGGGGGTGTTGGCCGTCTCTTTGCTGCACATGGCGCGCCGCGCCGGGGACGACCGTTTTCTCTTCTTCGCCTCGGTTTCAGCACTGACCAGCCTGGCCGCCTTTCTCGCGGCGGGCCTCTTTGAATATAATTTCGGCGACTCCGAGGTCGTTATCCTGCTTCTTTTCTTGATCGCATCGCCTTATGCCGTCCAGCAAGATCCCGACAGCCCGCAAGCTCCAGCGCAGGCTTAG
- a CDS encoding DegT/DnrJ/EryC1/StrS family aminotransferase: protein MSVRIPFIDLSPQTRAVADEFVSAVRQLTLENRFIGGHPVETFERRFAEFCGAAHCVALNSGTDALRFALLEAGVGAGDEVITSPFTFIATTEIISQIGARAVLADVDPRTYNLDPQAMESRITSRTKAILPVHIFGLAADMEKLHFVALQNGLRVIEDASQAHGAEIAGQRAGTFGRSAAFSFYPTKNLGAFGDAGALTCNDPETADHVRLLRNHGQDGYYTHRFEGYNSRMDALQAALLILKLEHLEGWIEERRRIVSLYREGLQDLPQICFQSEPQRFRHCYHIAAALAERRDQLIEALSEKGIEAKVVYPIPLHLQRACARWGHRKGDFPAAEKVSDNVICLPVYPGLAESRVHEVVEAVREFYAG from the coding sequence ATGAGCGTCCGCATTCCATTTATCGACTTGTCACCCCAGACCCGCGCGGTGGCCGACGAATTCGTCTCCGCCGTGCGTCAATTGACCCTTGAAAACCGCTTCATCGGCGGCCACCCCGTAGAGACCTTCGAACGCCGCTTCGCCGAGTTCTGCGGCGCCGCACATTGCGTGGCCCTCAACAGCGGAACCGATGCGCTGCGCTTCGCCCTGCTGGAGGCGGGCGTTGGAGCAGGGGACGAAGTGATTACTTCTCCCTTTACTTTCATCGCAACTACTGAAATCATCTCGCAGATTGGAGCCCGTGCGGTGCTGGCCGACGTCGATCCCCGAACCTACAACCTCGATCCTCAGGCCATGGAATCGCGGATCACCTCCAGGACCAAGGCTATCCTCCCGGTGCACATCTTCGGTCTGGCGGCGGACATGGAAAAGCTGCATTTTGTAGCCTTGCAGAACGGCTTGCGGGTGATCGAAGACGCCAGCCAGGCCCACGGCGCGGAAATCGCGGGCCAGAGGGCCGGCACCTTCGGACGCTCGGCCGCCTTCAGCTTTTACCCCACCAAGAACCTGGGAGCCTTCGGCGACGCCGGAGCCCTGACCTGCAACGATCCCGAAACCGCCGACCACGTGCGCCTGCTGCGCAATCACGGGCAGGACGGCTACTACACCCACCGCTTCGAAGGCTACAATTCGCGCATGGACGCATTGCAGGCCGCTCTGCTCATCCTCAAGCTCGAACACCTTGAAGGCTGGATCGAAGAACGGCGCCGGATCGTCTCACTCTACCGAGAAGGACTGCAAGACCTGCCCCAGATTTGCTTTCAGAGCGAGCCCCAGCGCTTTCGCCATTGCTACCACATCGCGGCCGCGCTGGCCGAGCGGCGCGACCAACTGATCGAGGCGCTGTCGGAAAAGGGCATCGAAGCCAAAGTCGTTTATCCCATTCCTCTTCACTTGCAGCGAGCTTGCGCCCGCTGGGGTCACCGCAAAGGAGACTTCCCGGCGGCGGAAAAAGTTTCTGACAACGTTATCTGCTTGCCGGTCTATCCCGGACTGGCGGAAAGCCGTGTGCATGAAGTTGTCGAGGCCGTGCGGGAGTTCTATGCGGGATAA